In Erigeron canadensis isolate Cc75 chromosome 8, C_canadensis_v1, whole genome shotgun sequence, the DNA window GACAAAGCAAACTAGAACCATTTGCAtgtttaccaaaaaaaaaaaaaaaaaaaaaaaaaaagaaattttgttcCAATTAAACCTACCCTTACTTGCAATCCAACCAGAAGTTAAAAACTAATTTGTTGGGACCTGAAACCAAACATTAATAATCAATTTTGCCATAATATCCaaacaatacaataaaataCACCTAAATTCACATCCAAAATATCCAAAGATGTCAACAATCCTTctaacaacaaaaagaaaaaggtcaatcagatgttaaaagttaaaacccaTAAACCCAAACCAATTCCATCAATTCAAAAATGattcataaaaaagaaaattaaggatcttgaaaaaaaaaaaaaaaaaaaagaccaaaGACATGCAAGAATCAAACTACTTATCACGACACCCATTGCTGTTTAGTTTTCTCCATTCTTTCCAATAATCCAGCAATTTCTGCTTGCATTCTCATCTTCATTTTGTAATACTCACAATGATCATTCTCTGAAACCTTAAGCTCATCtgctttcttctttctttgttCTTCACTTTCATGCAGCTTTAACTTGACAATTTTTTCAGTGTATTCTTCATCTAGTTTCTCAATCTTTGCTCTGATCATCCGTTTATACCCTTCTGCTTCTCTTCTTGCTTCATCAGCTTTATTCTGGAATATTCTGGCTTCGGCTTCTTTTATTCTTACGAGGCTTTCCACACTATCATATGCATCTTTCTGTGATGATTTTACCGACCATTCATCCTCAATTATCATCTTGTTGGCATTCATCATGTGAGGAAGACCTTTGAGACTGTTATCTCCTCCTCTACCACTTGATGATCCCGCATTGTTATAGAAGGAGGTTTGATGAGGGTGGGGTTTTAAGGGTGGAATGACATCTTTCAAGGGGTTTGACATGGGAAACTCGGTCATCAGATCAGTGGCTGTAGACATGATTCATTCATTGATGTTATATGCATTCATAAATACAAGATggctaatataaacaaaaacaaaattacaccACTAACTACGCTATTCAATTGACGAATATATGACACAATTATTTGCGGTTCTAACAGCCTAGAGAGGTTTGGAATAAGACATGAAGCTTGCAAAATATAAAGCTCATATATGGGTTGCTCAGAGATAAAAGCTATCGCCAGAAATGGAACTTTTAACACTGTTCAGAAAAAGTATGACCTTCTAATTTACTACTAGATAATCAGGTGTTTGGTATTTTTGGGATCGTCAGCTATATTTACttataaaagatatttaaaGAACAATGTACGTAGTCTTGATAACATGCATATGTCTTTGAATAAGAAAGTTATTTTGGAGGCTATAATCTATTGTCTATGGTGGTCGATATGGAAATATAGAAATGAGGAAGTTTTCGACAACGGGAAGCATCGTAAGGAGTTTCTTTTTGACCTCATTGTATCACAGTCCTATATGTGGTATTCGTCTAGATGTAAAAAGAAACGACTTGAGTGGGTTGAATGGCTTAATTGCCCTCTCCTTGTTTATTAGGTGATCGTGTTCCTTGAGGCTTATACGGGATTACATTAAAAACATCACGGAGTAAAAACTGGTGGCTCAGCCTCCGTTTGGTGAAGGTTTTTCTCGTATCTCGTAATTGGTATGAGTTTTTTTTACCCTTTTTGTAGTCCTTGCAATCCAAGCCTCAAGAAGTATCTATGATCTAGTTGTTTTGGATATAGATATCAatgatatatgtttgtaaatgtatttttcttgtACTCTGGGGCTTTCTAGTACTTTGCTAGTggtcttttattattaatatattgtcgttctaaaaaagaaacacaatGTAGTCAAAGAAAGTAATGGTGGGTCAATCCAAACTAGTTTCATCTGTTCTCAAAATTTGGCCCGTACTCAACCCGTCAGCCCAGCCCAATTTTCGTATTAAACATAGAAATCATGACCATTTGATGAGACAAAAGAGTAACCTTAAAAGAAGCTTGAAGGCATGGTGCTTTATTTAAGTTATCAAGGAATCTCATACACCGAATTTCCTTACTAATGATATAAATAATGCTcataaattaaatgaaatactAAGTCTATaagaaaacgaagttaagcaTATTGTCTAACCAGTATCTttagatatgtatataaatcAACTGTAACATAGGCCATACAAACACTTCCATTAAAAATTACTACTTTTTACAACAAACatagtataattatattacTTGGATGATAAATCAAACACCTAACATACATGAGTTACACAGACAAAGTCAAAGAAATCTTGtgaaaataaaatcaataccACTAGTAACCTGTGTTGATGATAATAAGTAATGATAAAATATTGGCAAGaaagaatttaaaaatgatAGAAACGTTGCAATTAAGATAGTACAGCACAAAATGATAATTGTCCATCCATGATGCACAAAAAGTACCAACATTTGACTGAATATAGTTTATTAAAAAACACTCTTTGACTAtttgttaaataacaaagacACTAAGATAGTATATTATCAAAAGGCCAAATAGAAGAATTTCGAGTAGCCAAATAAAATCTGTCAACTTACTTTtgatgtttataaattttatggcACACCGCAAAATAATAAATCTCTGCAGATTTATGGGACAGAAAGACTCCAGTTTTCATGGTTGGTGTATGGAACTCTAAAACTTCTATACAGTGGGTGCGAAACAACTGGCCATTTTGGatttaatacataattaaataaGAGAAACCGAAGCAACAAGAGATATATCCACACACGACCTAAGCGTCattcaaaacaaaatccaaTTATGTATCAATAAATATCAGTAAGAAAAAAATGTGTTTCGAGACTTACAGTTGAAGAATTGAAGGATGGTGCTGCATACATCTGAAGGAGACATGACTTTGTTCTCGAGCATCGATATCAACTCAGCCGCCTTTAGATGAAGCTTTTGCCCTTTAAAATCTCCACTTTCCCTAAAGATTTTCCTAACACAATCAAGTTCTTTTATTAATGTCTCCAAACCCCATTGTTCCGCGCATGACTTGAAAACATCCTTAATGAACCCGAACATTTCAGAAGCATGACCACAACCAAGACAGTTAAATTGCATCTCTTTTGTGCCTGCAGGACCTTTCAAGCTTGGACCAGGCTTTATTAAATTCTTTTGAATACCACAAGATGCGTGACACCAATGAGAACATACATCACACCCAACCCAACTGCATGTATTACTGGCACAGTCAAAGTTTAGACAAACGGGGCACATACACTCGCTACAAAAACCTTTTTTCGTTGAGCAAATCTTGCAGTCGCAGTCTTCAACAGGCAATAATCTCTTGCAGTTCATATTTTTACACCGTTCGAATACAAAAATCTCAATCAGCTCATTTGCCGGAAGACGATTTTGGACAGATAAGAAGCTGTCGATACCCATTCTTACAGCAACCAAGAGTACAAGCTGGTTTCTATTTGCTTTCGAGAGAGTTTCACTAGTAAGGTCAGACCTTCTCTCAAGCCGCAGCTGTAATCCCACCAATTCGTCTCTCTTTTCAGGAACTGAAATCAATTTCTTTAAATACTCCTTCGTAGACTCGAAAGTTTCTTCAGGAAGCTCTTGTATTATCTGAGCCATCGTCTGAATAGACTCGGATACAACTTCTCTAAGAACTCTCTCGGGCCTAGAAAGCTTACGCGATCTACCAAAATCCAAACTTTCCACCCCTTTGCTATTCCCAGAGCCTCTCCCTCTCGAATCACCCGACTGTgtctccattttcatccttgcAGGCAATTCCGAAGGAAAAAACGACACGTTAACATTATTgctagtattattattattatccgtACTAGTTCCATTACCTTGCACCAACGCAACACCACCATCTCCAACTGGCCTAAACCGACTATGAACCGACCCATTAGTCCCTTCCCCAGCATTCCACAACGCATCACAATCCTTTCTATGACTACCCATTGAGTAATCATCAGTCATGGAACAACTAGGATTATGTGAAAACAGATGTGAATAAGAATACGACATCGACCCCGTGGTGAAATCATTAGAAAAAGTATTGTTACTATTAGACCTACCCAATGACTGCATACTCCTAGCAGGCCTTAAACTAACTGAAAAATCATTAGCATCATGCACAACACGATTCGAGGCAGCCAATGACATACAAGTATCAGGCAAAGCTAGAGACAAATCAAGCGTTTCTAGTTTCGGTTTCTTATCTCTACTAGTCATTCCATATATCTCATCCTCGGTATCATTTCCAGCCTCTCGTTTCGACGAATTCTCCGACAATTGTAAAAAATCTCTTTCTACAAATCTGTTGTTTTCATCATCCCCACATGGATTTTGTGTTTGACCCaatttcaaattattattattgttattaagaTTATTCTCACAAAGATAACTTAAAGTCAACTCTTGAGAAATCCCTAATTTTGAGGTTGCTTTTGAATCAAAATTCAATTGActttcattatcattattagtatTATCATCATGGCTTACTTTTGAAGATTCAGGGTTTTGACTAACATCattatgatgattatttgggtagttttctctcattttttaatataataaaatgaaaatgaaaaaaaaaaaaaaaagaagttgattACCTTGTGAAGAAGAAttgatgttgaaaatgaaagCAAATTGAAGGGAGGGTTCTTTAAATCCTCCAACTGCTTTGAATTCTTGAATTGGGAAAGACTGCGTGTATGTTTGTGAAATGAAAtgggttttgacttttgagagGAGGTCTCTCGCCCGGACAAAGAATCTTCCTatatcgtccctgtggttttagATAGGGAAAAaacctttcattttttttttccactttaatcaccctttttatttttgttagaatGAGAcgcaacttttaattttttttttatcactttaattatttaatttttattttattaaaatgagaTGTAACCTTTGGataaatttttacattaattactcaCATTGTAAAAAATTGTTGAAAAATGACATTAAAGTATACTTTAACACCAATATGTAATTAAAAcaactatttttagaaagtcCATCTTAGCTTTCACGTAGCTTGTCATGTCACTTAAAACAActattttcatcatcaaaactTAAGATGACACATCAAAACCTTATTAAATCCATCCATACACATTGaccgtttttatttttaacgtaAAACTTATTCGTAACtaaaagaaacgaaaacctttttaatatctTTGCATATACAgtcattgttgttgttgttatataataattttttaactttaattaatgaataaatggttTATGATGAGTATTACtttgatattatatatgtatcttatgttatgcatcatatatatttttatatattatttttatgaatctaatggttaaaactaaaattaaaataggtATTGATTTTATGTCAAAGAGAATAGACAATGggtaaatattaattattattttaataaaaataaaagttgggtaactaaaatgttaaaaaagtgaaaagttgcatcttattttaacaaaaataaaaggtaaGTGTTTatagtggtaaaaaaaaaatgaaaggttACACCCTattttagtaaaaataaaagatgggtgactaaaatgacaaaaaaaaagaaaagttaaatCTATATGagttatttttctcttttagaTACCTTGCATCAATCATTCCTAAGACTTACACTTTTGATAATCCTTACTTTTGAAACTATGCATCTCGGACATTTGCCATTAAAAAGtgagttaaataaaataatataaaaatgttatgaATCTTGATCTTTAAATCAACCACAATAGTAATGATAAACTAAATGATGTAGCAATAAGATGGACATGGAGGCTGAATAGAGattaaagaaaaggaagagtagACAAGTATATTATGTTATGTGTAATCTATATTGATAGAAAaggtgtagatgcagattcgttgtgacaatcgcaacatagatttgattatcgtctatgttttaggaactatgattgtaatcatttaaataagaacttgtgttgatatttaatgattacgtttgaacttcaatattatatttgtttgtgttttgtattgtgtttgtgtgttatatattgttttgcaggtacaagaacatagaatcaaggtttataagtgtcgtagaacacttaaacgatgattggatgttatgtacgagccaaacaaagtaaaacaaaggaccaaaggcacttccctcgtgctgacgtcatcagcacatGGGATtgccctcgtgctgacgtcaacacgaggtagattggttattgttaattacGGGCCTAATTAtctaattaaggccgaagcccacacgatccaatacacaactagtataaatacaagacctaatctacggaattaggttaatcgtttggtaaatcttagaagatattcacaaaattacgaattaaggttaattgttccttcgtgtgatctcctacacgaaccacaagccttg includes these proteins:
- the LOC122579744 gene encoding protein OBERON 3-like, which gives rise to MRENYPNNHHNDVSQNPESSKVSHDDNTNNDNESQLNFDSKATSKLGISQELTLSYLCENNLNNNNNNLKLGQTQNPCGDDENNRFVERDFLQLSENSSKREAGNDTEDEIYGMTSRDKKPKLETLDLSLALPDTCMSLAASNRVVHDANDFSVSLRPARSMQSLGRSNSNNTFSNDFTTGSMSYSYSHLFSHNPSCSMTDDYSMGSHRKDCDALWNAGEGTNGSVHSRFRPVGDGGVALVQGNGTSTDNNNNTSNNVNVSFFPSELPARMKMETQSGDSRGRGSGNSKGVESLDFGRSRKLSRPERVLREVVSESIQTMAQIIQELPEETFESTKEYLKKLISVPEKRDELVGLQLRLERRSDLTSETLSKANRNQLVLLVAVRMGIDSFLSVQNRLPANELIEIFVFERCKNMNCKRLLPVEDCDCKICSTKKGFCSECMCPVCLNFDCASNTCSWVGCDVCSHWCHASCGIQKNLIKPGPSLKGPAGTKEMQFNCLGCGHASEMFGFIKDVFKSCAEQWGLETLIKELDCVRKIFRESGDFKGQKLHLKAAELISMLENKVMSPSDVCSTILQFFNSTDLMTEFPMSNPLKDVIPPLKPHPHQTSFYNNAGSSSGRGGDNSLKGLPHMMNANKMIIEDEWSVKSSQKDAYDSVESLVRIKEAEARIFQNKADEARREAEGYKRMIRAKIEKLDEEYTEKIVKLKLHESEEQRKKKADELKVSENDHCEYYKMKMRMQAEIAGLLERMEKTKQQWVS